CTTGCTTCAGGGTGAAACCAGCAAGCAAAAAACGCTGGCAGAGTTTATGGAGCTTGGTAACGCACTGCTGGTAGCGACAGGGGCTTTTTGGGAAGGAATAGATGTTAGAGGTGACACCTTGAGCTGTGTTATCATCGACAAATTACCGTTTACCGCACCCGATGATCCCTTGCTTAAAGCTCGGATCGAAGATTGTAAACTGCAAGGTGGCGACCCGTTCCAGCAGGTACAAATACCCGATGCGGTGATTACCCTGAAACAGGGCGTGGGGCGCTTGATTCGCGACCAGAAAGACCGAGGGGCACTCATTATCTGCGATAACCGATTGGTGACGCGCGAGTATGGTGCGACCTTTTTATCCAGTTTGCCGCCGATCCCACGCACTCGTGATCTTGGTGTAATAAAACAGTTTTTAGCTCAGGATATGGCGCCTGAAGCGACAGAAGAACAAATTGAGAAATAAATGACTTACAAAATACTCGCGATCGATACCGCAACCGAAAATTGCTCAGTGGCTTTACTTGTGGGTGACACCACTTACGCACGCAGTGAACTTGCTCCACGTGACCACACTAAAAAAGTACTGCCAATGGTGGATGAGCTGTTGAAAGAAGCCGGTCTGACACTGGCTGAACTGGATGCGTTGGCCTTTGCTCGCGGCCCAGGTAGTTTCACTGGTGTGCGTATCTGTATTGGCATCGCGCAAGGTTTAGGCTTTGGTGCTGATTTGCCAATGATTGGCATTTCGACGCTAAAAGCGATGGCGCAAGGCGCTTATCGTGTTGGCGGCGCAACAACGGTCGCAAGTGCGATTGATGCTCGCATGAACGAGGTGTATTGGGGACGCTTTGAGCGTCTTGAGTCTGGTGATTGGCAGGACGTGGATCAAGAGCAAGTCGTTCCGCCGAGCGTGCTAGCTGAGAACCTAGAGAAAGATGAGCACACTTGGCTAACTGCAGGCACGGGTTGGGAAGCATACGCAGAAACGCTATCAACCTTAGCTATCGACACTGAAGCATCACAGGTTCAGTTCCCAGAAGCGCAAGATATTGCTTATCTTGCTCAGTTTGAACTGGCAAAGGGCAATACTGTTCCAGCAGAAGAAGCCAGCCCAGTGTATCTGCGCGATACCGTAGCTTGGAAAAAGCTGCCGGGCAGAGAGTAATCAAGGAGAGGGCTAGCTAGTAGATCGCTAGCCCGACTAGACTATGGTTTCGATAAATGGCTTACCTTCCATACCCAACTCGCGTAAGACACAAAAAGCCAATGCAAAAAAGGCAGTGTCGAAAGCCTCCACGTCTCAATCTTCGCAATCAACAAACCAATCTACCCAGGTCACCAAAGTCGCTCAAGCGGTGGCGCACTCGGTCAAACACTTATCCGACGCTGACATGGACAAGGCTCAGGTTCAGTATGATCTTCCGGAAGGCCGATCGAAGAAGGCACTGGAAGAGTATATGAATGTCATGAATCGAGCCAAGCGCGAGGAACTCCAACAGTTGCTTGGTGTCGATATCTATATATGATAATAAGAGTTATTTGCTTTAAGGCGAAATTGCTTTAAGACGAAATTGCCTTAGAGCCAACTTGCTTCAATTAGGGTACACCCAGTTATGAAAACACTTCTGAAACTCAGCAGTATTATGGCACTAAGTGCCGTTTTGAGTGCGTGTGGCAGTCTTCCTGACACGTTAGCGACCAACAATGAGAGCGTCGTCGCGACTTATCAAGGTGTCATGGATACCAAAGACAACACCGAAGTCCGCTTAGGCGGTGTTATTGATACGGTAAAAAACCTCGCTGATAGAACGCGCATCGAGGTGGTCAACCTTCCAATCGATAAGTACGGAAAACCTGACATCAGTGAAGAGCCTAATGGCCGCTTTATTGCCTATGTCGACGGCTTCGTCGATCCGATTACTTATGCTCAAGGACGTCTAATCACAGTCGGTGGTCATAAAGAGGGGCTTGAGCGCGGTAAAATTGGCGAGTACGAAGGTGATTTCC
The Vibrio sp. CB1-14 DNA segment above includes these coding regions:
- a CDS encoding chromosome partitioning protein ParA, translated to MVSINGLPSIPNSRKTQKANAKKAVSKASTSQSSQSTNQSTQVTKVAQAVAHSVKHLSDADMDKAQVQYDLPEGRSKKALEEYMNVMNRAKREELQQLLGVDIYI
- the tsaB gene encoding tRNA (adenosine(37)-N6)-threonylcarbamoyltransferase complex dimerization subunit type 1 TsaB — translated: MTYKILAIDTATENCSVALLVGDTTYARSELAPRDHTKKVLPMVDELLKEAGLTLAELDALAFARGPGSFTGVRICIGIAQGLGFGADLPMIGISTLKAMAQGAYRVGGATTVASAIDARMNEVYWGRFERLESGDWQDVDQEQVVPPSVLAENLEKDEHTWLTAGTGWEAYAETLSTLAIDTEASQVQFPEAQDIAYLAQFELAKGNTVPAEEASPVYLRDTVAWKKLPGRE